In the genome of Acidiferrobacteraceae bacterium, the window CGTGGCAAAACCCTTGCCCCCGCGAAATCCCAGCTGTGCTGGCCAGATGTGTCCGGCCACCACGGCCCCCAGGGCCACGGGCACCGTCACCACCGCCGCGTGCGCGAGACCCGCCAGCACCACCGCCAAGGCGCCCTTCCCCGCGTCGCCCAAAAGGGTAGCCATGAATCCCACGCGTCCGAGCACTCGACCGGCATTGCGCGCACCGGCATTACCGCTGCCCAGAACCCGGATGTCACTGCCCCTGGAAACCCGAACGAGGTAGTAACCAAAGGAAATGCAACCCAGGAGATAGGCAACGACTCCGAAGAAAACCGGTTCGGCCGGTGGCACCAGGGAAACTCCGAAAAAACAGGGAACAAAATCATAACGCCACCGCAAGACGGCGTCATGCCGGAAGGGAAGCGGTGTCTAGCGCTCGGAAAATGCGCGGCGCAGGGACCGGGCGGGCGCACAGTCCCCGGTGCGCAACATGGCGCTGTATCGCCACACCGTGGCTGGCGGAACGTTCATCCAGACCCGGTCCGCGGTGCAACCGGTGATATCCAGCTCTTTCAGCAGCGGCGGCCGGACCGGTGAACCGGTACCATAGGTGTACTGTACGAAGGCGCCCTCATCGTCGAGGATGTCGAAACTGCTGCGCAGGATCGCCTCGCCCGTACGCCGATCCAGGGACAGCAGGGGAAGACTGGAAACCACATGACCCACCCGCTTGATCCCCCGGGCGCGCAAGGCATCCGCGATTCCGGAGGCGTCGATATTCAGCAACTGGACTTCCGGAAACCGGTCCCGTAACCGCCGGCAGAAACCCGGATCACGCTCAACCACAAACAATCGCGACGGGTCGACCCCACGCTCAAGCAAGGCCCGGGTCACGGATCCGGTGCCGCCACCCAACTCGACTACGGGGTCGCTGGATCCGGAATCGACCTGACCCGCCATGGCCCGCGCCAGCGCCATGCTGCTGGGCAATACCGCCCCCACCTTGAACGGGGACCGCAACCACCCGCGGGCAAAGAGCCAGACATCCTTCTTGTGGATTGATGCAATCTGTTTGAGCATGGATTCCCCTGAAAAAGCCGAAAAACACGAACTACCGGCAGAACCCCTGCGAGGCTACGCATTTGCCGGGCCCGTGTCCAATGCGGGCGGACGGCTGCCCTCCTCTCTCCGACGAACGTCCGGGGACCGGGTTTTAGCCGAAAAGGGCGTACCAGATCACATAGACCCAGGACAGGATGCCGTGGATGATGGCCCAAAGGATGGAATGGTTGCGCGACCAGGAGATGATCATGGCCAGGGCCGTACCGAAGCTGATGCCGGTCCGAATGATTTCGCCGCGGTAGCTTACGATCCGATTCACCATCAGCCTGCTTCCTCCTCAGCTTGAAATTGAAATCCGGCTGCTGGCCCCAGGGCCTCCCGCAGGCGCCGGATCCGGTCCTCCAGTTGCACGGAATCGTACGGAACTGCCGGAACCTTGCCCCACACGGGATCGGGCCAGGCCGCATCCCCCTTGTAGCGCACGATGTGATGCACGTGCAACTGCGGTACGATATTTCCCAGGGCGGCAATGTTGAGCTTGTCCGGGGCGAAGGCCGCCTCCAGGGCCCGAGCCAGGGTCGATGACTCCTGCATTAGGCAGGCCTGGTCGTCGGGAGCCAGTTCGTGAATCTCGCGCACCCCCGCCCGGTCGGGAATCAGGAGAAACCAGGGGTAGTTGCTGTCACGACTTATTCGCAAGCAGCAAAGGGGAAAGCGCCCAATCGGCACGCTATCCTGCTGCAATCTCGGGTCCAGCTGCACCGCCGCCTCCAAATGTGAAATACCACCGGCACCTTA includes:
- a CDS encoding HIT family protein encodes the protein MQLDPRLQQDSVPIGRFPLCCLRISRDSNYPWFLLIPDRAGVREIHELAPDDQACLMQESSTLARALEAAFAPDKLNIAALGNIVPQLHVHHIVRYKGDAAWPDPVWGKVPAVPYDSVQLEDRIRRLREALGPAAGFQFQAEEEAG
- a CDS encoding glycerol-3-phosphate acyltransferase, which encodes MPPAEPVFFGVVAYLLGCISFGYYLVRVSRGSDIRVLGSGNAGARNAGRVLGRVGFMATLLGDAGKGALAVVLAGLAHAAVVTVPVALGAVVAGHIWPAQLGFRGGKGFATAAGGILALDYRLGIAVLGITILLLPVFRRGTPAALGAAVSAPVLAWLLGDGLLAIGAVAAIAVMILLAHARHVHATTNDRHSPDEHGAPRV